One window of Vespa velutina chromosome 2, iVesVel2.1, whole genome shotgun sequence genomic DNA carries:
- the LOC124947024 gene encoding myosin-2 essential light chain isoform X1 has translation MASYSEDQLAGRMYGYSYQELTNRMMSSMEEFQEAFQLFDSRGDGKIHVAQIGDALRALGQNPTESDVKKFTHQHKPDERISFEVFLPIYQAISKSRTSDTADDFIEGLRHFDKDGNGYISSAELRHLLTTLGEKLSDEEVETLLAGHEDSQGNINYEDFVRQVMCG, from the exons atg GCATCTTACTCGGAGGATCAGCTGGCAG GCAGAATGTATGGATACAGTTATCAGGAATTGACTAATAGGATGATGTCATCTATGGAGG AGTTTCAGGAAGCATTTCAGCTCTTTGATAGCCGTGGTGATGGAAAAATTCATGTCGCTCAAATTGGTGATGCATTGCGTGCACTTGGACAAAACCCTACGGAATCGGATGTAAAGAAATTCACTCACCAACACAAACCAGATGAACGGATTAGCTTCGAAGTATTTTTACCAATTTATCAAGCCATCAGTAAATCCCGTACGTCTGATACAGCTGATGATTTTATCGAAGGATTACGTCATTTTGATAAAGACGGAAATGGTTATATATCGTCTGCCGAATTGAGACATCTTCTAACAACATTGG GTGAAAAATTAAGCGACGAAGAGGTAGAAACGTTACTAGCGGGCCACGAGGACTCACAGGGTAACATTAATTATGAAGACTTTGTCCGTCAAGTGATGTGCGGATAA
- the LOC124947024 gene encoding myosin-2 essential light chain isoform X2, translating into MASYSEDQLAEFQEAFQLFDSRGDGKIHVAQIGDALRALGQNPTESDVKKFTHQHKPDERISFEVFLPIYQAISKSRTSDTADDFIEGLRHFDKDGNGYISSAELRHLLTTLGEKLSDEEVETLLAGHEDSQGNINYEDFVRQVMCG; encoded by the exons atg GCATCTTACTCGGAGGATCAGCTGGCAG AGTTTCAGGAAGCATTTCAGCTCTTTGATAGCCGTGGTGATGGAAAAATTCATGTCGCTCAAATTGGTGATGCATTGCGTGCACTTGGACAAAACCCTACGGAATCGGATGTAAAGAAATTCACTCACCAACACAAACCAGATGAACGGATTAGCTTCGAAGTATTTTTACCAATTTATCAAGCCATCAGTAAATCCCGTACGTCTGATACAGCTGATGATTTTATCGAAGGATTACGTCATTTTGATAAAGACGGAAATGGTTATATATCGTCTGCCGAATTGAGACATCTTCTAACAACATTGG GTGAAAAATTAAGCGACGAAGAGGTAGAAACGTTACTAGCGGGCCACGAGGACTCACAGGGTAACATTAATTATGAAGACTTTGTCCGTCAAGTGATGTGCGGATAA
- the LOC124947024 gene encoding myosin-2 essential light chain isoform X3 yields MASYSEDQLAGRMYGYSYQELTNRMMSSMEEFQEAFQLFDSRGDGKIHVAQIGDALRALGQNPTESDVKKFTHQHKPDERISFEVFLPIYQAISKSRTSDTADDFIEGLRHFDKDGNGYISSAELRHLLTTLGIYILPCR; encoded by the exons atg GCATCTTACTCGGAGGATCAGCTGGCAG GCAGAATGTATGGATACAGTTATCAGGAATTGACTAATAGGATGATGTCATCTATGGAGG AGTTTCAGGAAGCATTTCAGCTCTTTGATAGCCGTGGTGATGGAAAAATTCATGTCGCTCAAATTGGTGATGCATTGCGTGCACTTGGACAAAACCCTACGGAATCGGATGTAAAGAAATTCACTCACCAACACAAACCAGATGAACGGATTAGCTTCGAAGTATTTTTACCAATTTATCAAGCCATCAGTAAATCCCGTACGTCTGATACAGCTGATGATTTTATCGAAGGATTACGTCATTTTGATAAAGACGGAAATGGTTATATATCGTCTGCCGAATTGAGACATCTTCTAACAACATTGG GTATCTACATCTTACCCTGCAGGTGA